Proteins co-encoded in one Seriola aureovittata isolate HTS-2021-v1 ecotype China chromosome 1, ASM2101889v1, whole genome shotgun sequence genomic window:
- the dut gene encoding deoxyuridine 5'-triphosphate nucleotidohydrolase, mitochondrial produces MTRTLRRLWELQLQCSSIIDATRILGREIHMQKPTQYKEVADASAVSPSKKARIETKPAEERPVLRFAKLSEHATTPTRGSTKAAGYDLYSAYDYTIAPMDKTIVKTDIQIAVPHGCYGRVAPRSGLAAKHFIDVGAGVVDEDYRGNVGVVLFNFSKDKFDVKKGDRIAQLVCERICYPDLVEQETLDETDRGAGGFGSTGRN; encoded by the exons ATGACACGAACGTTGCGGAGGCTGTGGGAGCTTCAGCTACAATGCTCTTCGATTATTGATGCCACGCGTATCTTAGGAAGGGAAATTCATATGCAGAAGCCCACTCAATACAAAG AAGTAGCAGATGCTTCTGCAGTTTCTCCATCAAAGAAGGCAAGGATAGAAACAAAGCCTGCAGAGGAAAGACCTGTCCTCAGGTTTGCTAAACTCTCAGAGCATGCCACGACACCTACCAGAGGCTCGACTAAAGCTGCAGGATATGACCTCTACAG TGCATACGATTACACCATTGCTCCTATGGATAAGACCATTGTGAAGACAGACATCCAAATAGCAGTTCCACACGGCTGCTATGGGAGAGTGG CACCAAGATCTGGACTGGCAGCAAAACACTTCATTGATGTTGGCG CTGGAGTTGTTGATGAAGACTATAGAGGAAATGTGGGAGTTGTGCTCTTCAACTTCAGCAAGGACAAATTTGATG TGAAAAAGGGTGACCGAATTGCTCAGCTGGTGTGTGAGAGGATCTGCTACCCAGACCTGGTGGAGCAAGAG ACTCTAGATGAGACGGATCGTGGTGCTGGAGGCTTCGGATCAACCGGACGCAACTGA